In one Leptospira yasudae genomic region, the following are encoded:
- the glmS gene encoding glutamine--fructose-6-phosphate transaminase (isomerizing), which translates to MCGIVGYAGSKNAESVLVVGLICLEYRGYDSAGIAVLDQGDIIVRKAKGKIKDLEAHLREFPAPGNVGIGHTRWATHGEPNQINAHPHTDTNSTVAVVHNGIIENYLELKNELKKKGHVFQSLTDTEVLPHLLEESKKNGKSNKDAFLELFGKIHGKWAVSTVFETEPDRVYFAQDGAPLLIGKGKGEYFLASDISPLTRNCEEVYYVNSGEWGYFSQNEFKLFDFSGKELTPVFKKQELRWEDLDKGGYPHYMIKEIHEQAGIFRKIIQERILDNGEIVFPEIKLNKDVLSRVNRIIIQAAGTSYYAGMIGKHYLEHFAKIQTDTEASSEFRYRNPVVEGDTLIMGISQSGETADTLASIHEAKAKFIKVVSLVNNVNSTIARESDSYIRTDAGPEIGVASTKAFTAQVLNLLLFSIYMANLKWLISDEEKKALIEEIRLLPAKIDRILAQASKIEEMSSHFTTAKDFIFLGRTYNHPVAMEGALKLKEISYIHASGYAGGEFKHGPIALITNEVPVVCIAPKSEIYTKMVSNIQEIKARKGIIISIVTEGDHEAKSLSDYSFEIPECSEILSPILNVIPLQLLAYYSAISRGCPPDQPRNLAKSVTVE; encoded by the coding sequence ATGTGTGGAATTGTCGGTTATGCCGGTAGTAAAAATGCGGAATCGGTACTTGTAGTCGGTCTAATCTGCCTCGAATACAGAGGTTACGATTCGGCTGGGATCGCCGTCCTCGATCAAGGGGACATCATCGTCAGAAAAGCAAAAGGAAAGATCAAGGACCTGGAAGCGCACCTGCGCGAATTTCCGGCTCCGGGGAACGTAGGGATCGGACATACTCGTTGGGCGACCCACGGAGAACCGAATCAGATCAACGCTCACCCCCATACGGATACGAATTCCACCGTTGCGGTAGTGCATAACGGAATCATCGAAAATTATCTCGAACTTAAAAACGAACTCAAGAAAAAAGGCCACGTATTTCAGAGTTTAACCGATACGGAAGTTCTTCCTCATTTGCTTGAAGAAAGCAAAAAGAACGGTAAGTCCAACAAGGACGCGTTCTTGGAATTGTTCGGAAAAATCCATGGTAAGTGGGCGGTTTCGACCGTGTTTGAAACGGAACCGGATCGAGTTTATTTCGCGCAAGACGGCGCGCCTCTTTTGATCGGAAAAGGAAAGGGAGAATACTTCCTCGCCTCCGATATTTCTCCTCTAACCAGAAACTGCGAAGAAGTGTATTATGTGAACTCGGGAGAATGGGGTTACTTCTCTCAAAACGAATTCAAGTTGTTCGACTTTTCCGGTAAGGAACTGACGCCCGTATTCAAAAAACAGGAACTTCGTTGGGAAGATCTCGATAAGGGCGGTTATCCGCACTACATGATCAAGGAAATCCACGAACAAGCCGGAATCTTCCGCAAGATCATCCAAGAACGAATCTTGGATAACGGTGAAATCGTTTTTCCCGAAATCAAACTCAACAAGGACGTTCTTTCCAGAGTCAACAGAATCATCATCCAAGCCGCGGGAACGAGTTATTACGCGGGAATGATCGGTAAACACTATCTCGAACATTTCGCGAAGATTCAAACGGACACAGAAGCATCTTCCGAATTCCGTTATAGAAACCCGGTCGTGGAAGGGGACACTCTCATTATGGGGATTTCGCAATCGGGAGAAACTGCGGACACGTTAGCTTCCATTCACGAAGCGAAAGCGAAGTTCATCAAAGTGGTTTCACTCGTCAATAACGTGAACTCTACGATCGCGAGAGAATCCGATTCTTACATTCGCACCGACGCGGGACCGGAGATCGGAGTTGCGAGTACGAAAGCGTTCACCGCTCAGGTTTTGAATCTTCTGTTATTCTCCATCTACATGGCGAACCTCAAGTGGCTCATCAGCGACGAAGAGAAAAAAGCTCTCATCGAAGAGATCAGACTTCTTCCCGCAAAGATCGATCGCATCCTCGCGCAAGCGAGCAAGATCGAGGAGATGTCTTCTCACTTTACGACCGCGAAGGATTTTATCTTTTTAGGAAGAACGTACAATCATCCGGTTGCGATGGAAGGCGCGTTGAAGTTGAAGGAAATTTCCTACATTCACGCTTCCGGTTATGCGGGAGGAGAATTCAAACACGGACCGATCGCACTCATCACGAACGAGGTTCCCGTCGTTTGTATCGCTCCTAAATCCGAAATTTATACGAAGATGGTTTCCAACATTCAGGAAATCAAAGCGAGAAAAGGAATCATCATTTCGATTGTAACCGAAGGAGATCACGAAGCGAAGTCGCTGTCGGATTATTCTTTCGAAATTCCGGAAT
- the glmM gene encoding phosphoglucosamine mutase: MNTKSPVFNHPDLMVSVSGIRGIIPTGLSPEVIFDALRAFGTWIEGSKIVIGRDSRPSGPYIENIALGLMQAMGKDVLQLGIVPTPTVKAVVNLSKAGGGIMISASHNPIIWNAFKFVGPGGFFTGAADLEKILDTVRNQSYRQIQYKPASKIVSGKEWCEKHIESVLKRVNVNAIRKKKYKVLVDAVNGAGSSLVPELLERLGCKPILLHCSPDGTFPRPPEPTPEALKQTSRKMKSSGADIGFALDPDADRLVVLTPKKGAISEEFTLPLSFLSLTLEKAPKKANMVVNLSTSFINEFVAGQYGVPVTRSKVGEANVVADMRAHKSIFGGEGNGGVIDPSVASFGRDSLSGIAHILNVMAATGKKIDSIVDELPAIHMQKTSFKVAGKNLQDIYSKFRGEFSSFSEETLDGLRLASEDSWIHIRPSNTEPIIRVIGEARTKKDLNSLLDRAGRLMENA; encoded by the coding sequence ATACAAAAAGCCCCGTATTCAATCATCCAGACCTGATGGTTTCTGTTTCCGGGATTCGAGGAATTATTCCTACCGGCCTTTCTCCCGAAGTTATTTTTGACGCTTTGCGTGCGTTCGGAACTTGGATCGAAGGTTCCAAAATCGTAATCGGACGAGATTCTCGTCCTTCCGGCCCTTATATCGAAAATATCGCCCTCGGTTTGATGCAAGCCATGGGCAAAGACGTTTTACAACTCGGAATCGTTCCGACCCCGACCGTAAAGGCCGTAGTCAATCTTTCCAAGGCGGGAGGCGGGATTATGATCAGCGCCTCTCACAACCCGATCATCTGGAACGCGTTTAAGTTCGTAGGTCCGGGCGGATTCTTTACGGGAGCTGCGGACCTGGAAAAAATTCTGGATACGGTCCGCAATCAATCCTACAGACAAATTCAATACAAACCCGCTTCTAAGATCGTTTCGGGAAAAGAATGGTGTGAAAAGCACATCGAATCCGTTTTGAAACGGGTCAATGTAAATGCGATTCGCAAAAAGAAATACAAGGTTCTTGTGGACGCGGTCAACGGTGCGGGAAGTTCTCTGGTTCCCGAACTTCTCGAAAGACTTGGATGCAAGCCGATTCTTCTGCATTGCAGCCCGGACGGAACGTTCCCAAGGCCGCCCGAGCCGACTCCCGAGGCGCTCAAACAAACTTCCCGCAAAATGAAATCTTCCGGTGCGGATATCGGTTTTGCGCTCGATCCAGATGCGGATCGACTCGTGGTTCTCACTCCAAAAAAGGGCGCCATCTCTGAAGAATTCACGCTTCCTTTGAGCTTTCTTTCCTTAACTCTGGAAAAAGCTCCGAAAAAGGCCAATATGGTCGTGAATCTTTCCACGAGCTTTATCAACGAATTCGTCGCCGGCCAATACGGAGTTCCCGTTACGCGCTCTAAGGTCGGAGAAGCCAACGTGGTTGCGGACATGCGCGCCCACAAATCCATTTTCGGCGGAGAAGGAAACGGCGGTGTGATCGATCCGTCGGTCGCTTCTTTCGGAAGAGATTCTTTGTCCGGAATCGCTCATATTCTAAATGTGATGGCTGCGACCGGGAAGAAGATCGATTCGATCGTGGACGAACTTCCCGCGATTCACATGCAGAAAACCAGCTTCAAAGTGGCGGGTAAAAATCTGCAGGATATCTATTCCAAATTCAGGGGAGAATTCTCCAGCTTTTCCGAAGAAACCTTAGACGGCCTTCGATTGGCTTCCGAAGATTCCTGGATTCACATACGCCCTTCTAACACGGAACCCATCATTCGAGTCATCGGGGAAGCGAGGACCAAAAAAGACCTCAATTCTCTGCTGGACCGCGCGGGAAGGCTTATGGAGAATGCCTGA